The genomic region TTACGGTTGGTATAGGAATATTTTTTATATTAGCAGTTATATTTTAAGGGCAATATTTTTGCCCTTAAAAATTTTTTTTGTAAGGATTTACTTTATACATATTCTTTATAATTATAGAAAATATTTTATTCATGATATAATATCTATGTTTCGGTAGATAAAATGAGATATTATATTTTTATGGTATTATTTTTAATTTTATATAGGAGGGGTAATTATGGAAAATATTTATTTATTAAGAAGAAAGAAGCTCTCATCTAATATGAGAAATGGCGATATGTGTATAATTTTTTCAGGTAAACAAGTTAGGATAAGTAGAGATGAATATTATGAGTTTAACACTAATAAGAACTTTTACTATCTTACTGGACTTAAAGATGAGAATCTTATATTATTTATAAGGAAGATAAATGGGGATGTTAAATCTACACTTTTTATAGAAAATAGACCAGAAGATATGATTAAGTGGATAGGAAAGACAATTTTAAAAGATGAGGCTATTTCTATAAGTAGTGTTGATGAGGTGATTTATATAGATGAGTTTTATTCGTTTTTAAATAATATAATCCTTGAGGAAGAATCTCCAACTGTGTATTTTGATTTTGATAGGGATGATTATAGACATGCCCATATTTATTCTGAGGAGTGTGCAAATAAGCTTAAGGTAAAGTATCCCCATGTGGATATTAAAAATATATATGTACATATTAAGAATCTTAGGATTATAAAAGATGATTATGAAATTTCAAAAATTAAGGGAGCTATTGATATAACAAGACTTGGGATACTTAACATAATGAGGAATTTAAAACCTAATATGTATGAGTATCAAATAGAATCCTATTTTGATTATATGATAAAATATAGTGGAGCAAATGGATATGCATTTAAGTCTATTGTGGCTTCTGGGGAAAATGCAGTTATTTTACATTACATAGAGAATGATAATAAAATTAAAGATGGAGATTTAGTTTTATTTGATTTAGGAGCTGAGAAAGATTTTTATAGAGCTGATATATCTAGAACTTTTCCTGCTAATGGAAAGTTTACGGATAGACAAAAGGAAATATATAATATAGTTTTAAATGCTCAGCTTAAAGTTATTGATGCGATTTGTCCTGGAGTTTCTCAGAGTGATTTAAATGAGATTGCTAAGGAGAATTTATATTTGGGGCTTAAAAAAATAGGTAAGATAGCTAATAGGGAAGAGTTATCTAACTATTATTATCACGGAATAGGGCATTTACTTGGACTTGATACTCATGATGTTGGTGGAAGAGATTTTGTATATAAAGAGGGAATGGTTGTAACTGTTGAGCCAGGTCTTTATATAAAAGATGAGGGTATAGGAATTAGGATAGAGGATGATATCTTAGTTACAAAAGATGGTCATGAGGTTTTGTCTAGTGGTATAATTAAAACCGTTGATGAGATTGAAGGATTTATGCGAGAGAATTGTAATTAATTATTGGAGGTAAAATGGATAAAATATTGTTTCCTAATCTTGGGTTGGAATTTACAGTAAATAAGATTGCGTTTTCTATCTTTGGTATAGATATCGCTTGGTATGCTATTTTAATTACTTTGGGTATTATAATAGCTATGATAATTTCATATAGAAATGCGAAGAAGATTGGGCTAGATACGGAGAAGTTTATGGATATGTTTTTCTATATGATAGTATTTGGAGTAATAGGTGCTAGGATTTATTACGTGTTATTTAATTTTAGTTTATATAAAGATGATCTTTTAAGTGTGTTTAATATAAGAGAGGGAGGAATTGCAATCTATGGTGCGATATTGTTTGGAGTTTTAACAGTTTTTATTTACACGAAGATTAGGAAACAGAAATTTTTAGATTGTACAGATTGTATAGTACCTGGACTTGCACTTGCTCAAGGAATAGGTAGATGGGGTAATTTTGTAAATCAAGAGGCATATGGATATGAAACGAATTCTTTATTTGGCATGAGTATTGTTGAAAATGGAAGAACCATAACTGTTCATCCAACTTTTTTGTATGAGAGTATGCTTAATATATTTGTATTTATTGTTTTGATGATATTTTTTAATAAGTATAGGAAAAATAGTGGAGAGGTAACCTGTATATATGGAATATTATATGGAACTGGAAGATTTTTTATAGAAGGTATGAGGACAGATAGTTTATATTTAGGTATGTTTAGAGTGTCTCAAATTGTTTCTTTAGCGTTTGTGATTATTGGAGTTGCTTTATTTATATATTTAAGAGTTAAATCTACTAAAAAGGCTTAATAGCTCACATAAATGTGAGCTATCTTTATTTTTTGAATTTGACTTATTTTGTTTTAAAGCTGAAATGTTTTTGAAGCTTTTGGCTAGCTTTCGTAAGATCCGACTTACTTGTATCAACTGCAGATTCTATAGTAGTTTTACCAGTAGTACTATCTTTTGATACATTTAATCTTAAAGTTGATGTTTGTGTGTCTTTGCTTTGAGTAGTGCTTGTTTGTGTAGATTGATTTTTAGTTAATGGACTTTTTGATGATGTTGCAACTTGTTTTTCCACTGCCATTATTTGTTTCGTTGCAGGAGAGTGTTTTTTAACAGTTGTATCAAATGCAGAGTTATCTACAAGAGAATCAGATTTAGGTGTTCCTTGATAAGCTGATCCATTTGATGTTGTAGATCCTGTATTTATAGATCCTTTTGATCCATTCAAGCCTCTAGATGTAGTTACAGTAGCACTACTATTACCAGCCTTAAATTTTGAGAACCCTTTATTATTTACAGTTGATACAGATTTTTGAATACCCTGATAAGCTGATCCATTTGATGTATTTAATCCAGTAAATATAGCTTTAAGTCCACCTAAGATTCTCATAGCTTTAGCATCTTTCATATTTGATGCTGCGATTGATCCTGCACCGATAGCTGCTATTCCTGCAAGAGTAAGTGCTACTGCTTTTGTTGCTTTAGAGTTTTTTGTTTTTTTGTTCATAAAAATTCTCCTTTTTATTATGGTTACTCTAAAATTATCGTTAAATGTTGTTGTAGATTTATGGTAAGTTCTAAAATAAAAATTTTAAATTGTTTTATTTTATTTTTTATAGTGATAAAATAGATTATAAGTTTCTTTAGGAGGTGCAGGGGTATTTATAAAAATCTGTTTATAGGTACTATTTAATTATGGATAGAGATAATAAGATCATGGAAGAATCACTTAATTTTAAAAAAATTAGAAAAGGAACAATATTAAAAGGAGAGGTTGTATCATCATATAAGGATGAGGTTGTTGTTAATATAAATTATTTTTGTGATGGAATAATAAAGAAAGATGAACTTTTGAGTGAAAACTATGAAAAAGGGAGTATTATCGATGTTTATGTCGTATCTCTTGATGATGGATTTGGAAATGTAGTGCTTTCTGAGAAAAAAGCTAATTACATAGTTGTTTCAAATGAGCTTAAGGATATATTAAAAAGTGGGAGTAGGGTTTCTGTTTACGTTAAAGATAGAGTCGATTCTGGGCTTATCTGTGATTACAAAGGAATTCGTGGATTTATACCAGGATCTAGAGTATCAACGCATAGGATTGATTTAAATGATTATATAGGGAAAACTTTGGAAGCTATACTTATAGAACTCGATTTAAATAAAAATAGAGTTATATTTTCATCTAAGGAAATTGAAGTAGAGAGAAAAGAGGAAGAGAAAAGGAAATTTTTTAAATCTTTAAGTGTAGGAGATAAATTTTTAGGTACGGTTAAGAGCGTGAAAGATTTTGGAGCATTTATAGATATTTCAGGATTTCCAGCATTCATACACAAGTCAGAAGTTTCGAATAAACACAAATTTGATATTAACGATATATTAAAAGTATCGAAGAAGGTAAGTGTATCTATACTAAGAATTGATGAGGAAAATAATAAATTATATTTAACTATGAAAGAATCTAATTATAACCCATATCTTGAATACAAAAATGATTTTGTTGAAGGGAATGTATATGATGTAGATGTAATTAAAATATTACCTTATGGTCTTGTAGTATCTTTGAATGATTATCTTACAGGATTTATTCATATAAGTGAGATTTCAAATGAGATTTTAGATTTAAATAAATTATTTAAAATAGGAGATAGCATAAAAGCAAAAATAACTTCAATTGACCATGATGAAAAGAAAATATTTCTAAGTTATAAGGATATAGATGAATGCACAAATTATGAAAAAGGATATACTGATAAGGATACCTCAAATAATACTCTAGGAGATGTTTTTAAAGATATATTTTCTAAATTAATGTAATAAGAGAGAGGAAGTTGTTACTATGAGTAGAGTTTTAGATAATATTGAACCAAGGGAAGTTTTTAAATATTTTGAAGATATAAGTATGATACCAAGACCATCTAATGATGAAAAAAGAATAAGTGATTATTTAATGAATTTTGCAAAAGAATTGGGTATAGAAGTTGTTCAAGATAAAAGTTTAAATATATACATGAGAAAGCCTGCCACTAAGGGATATGAAAATGGTAAAACTGTTATATTACAAGGTCATATGGATATGGTTTGTGAGAAAAATGAGGGGATAGATCATGATTTTTATAAAGATCCATTAAAGCTTAGAATTATTGAAGATAAAATTTATGCAACTGATACTACTCTTGGAGCTGATAATGGTATAGCTGTTGCATATATTATGGCTATAATGGCATCTAAAGATATTGAGCATCCAGAGATAGAAGCTCTTATAACTGTAGGCGAGGAAACTAGTATGGTTGGGGCTAAGAGTTTTGAGCCTAAATTTTTTAGAGGTAAATATTTAATTAATATAGATTCCGTGGATGATTCTAATCTTTTAGTTAGTTGTGCAGGTGGTTTGCGTGCAATTGTTATGAAAAAAGTTACAACTGAAGAGTTAAATGGGTGTGTTATAAGTATAAAAGTTAAGGGACTTAGAGGAGGACACTCAGGTATTGATATAAATAAGGAAAGAGGGAATGCAAACAAAATTTTGTCAAGAATTTTGATAAATGTTGAGAAAAATTATTCTAATATAAACATAGTGTCTATATCGGGTGGAGCAAAAGATAATGCAATTCCAAGAGAAGCTAAGTGTGAAATTAGGGTAGATAAGGAGGATATAGATAATGTAATACTTTCTATTAAGTCTGCAGAAGATGTTATTAGAGGTGAGTTAGAAGGAGAAGAAAATTTTTTCGTAGAAGTTTTTAAAGAAGATATTCCTCTTAGACCTGATATGATAAACTCCAAAGATTCTAAGGATTTAATAGAACTTATGTATCTTATGCCTAATGGTATTATATCAAATTCTGTAGATATAGAAGGCTTGGTTGTGACATCAAATAACTTTGGAGTTATAGAGTATGATGGAGAAACTGTGATACTTAAAAACGCAGTTAGAAGTTCAATAGGGTCTGCAATGTATAATGTTGCTCGTGAGATAGATGTATTAAGTAGAGCTTTTAGAGCAGTTACAAAAGAATCTTCTCCATATCCTGGATGGAAATATGAAAAAGATTCAAAACTACGCGATATATCACAAGAAGCATATAGGGAGATATTTGATGGTGAAATGGGAATTTATGCTATTCATGCTGGAGTTGAATGTGGTATTATAAAGGAAAAATTGCCAGATTTAGATATGGTATCTTTTGGCCCACTAGTTAAAGATAACCATACACCAGGGGAATGGGTTTCTATTTCTTCAACAGGTAAAGTATGGACTTTATTGAAAGGAATATTAAAGAAAATAAAATAGTATTGTATTAGTTAAGATAGGGAAAATGGAGGATTTTTAATGAAGACTTCAAAAATTAAGGGTAGGCGTGAAAACTTTGGTATCAAGGATTTAATGTTTATAATTTCTATGGCAAATTTACTAGTTTATGTATTATCAGTTTTCGGGAATACTAATTTGTCATTAGCTCTTGCACTTATTCCCGAAAAAGTTTTACAGGGTGAAGTTTGGAGGATTATAAGCTATATTTTTATACCACCAACGTTTAATCCGTTTTTCTTTGTGCTTGTAATATATTTTTATGTATTTATAGGACGAGAACTTGAAAGATATTGGGGTACATTTAAATTTAATATATATTATTTTACTGGTGTAGCAATAATATCTTTAGTATCTATGGTATTTAATGTACCTGTTACAAGTGTTTCAAATTTAAATATGTCATTATTTTTAGCTTATGCA from Candidatus Arthromitus sp. SFB-mouse-Japan harbors:
- a CDS encoding aminoacyl-histidine dipeptidase; translation: MSRVLDNIEPREVFKYFEDISMIPRPSNDEKRISDYLMNFAKELGIEVVQDKSLNIYMRKPATKGYENGKTVILQGHMDMVCEKNEGIDHDFYKDPLKLRIIEDKIYATDTTLGADNGIAVAYIMAIMASKDIEHPEIEALITVGEETSMVGAKSFEPKFFRGKYLINIDSVDDSNLLVSCAGGLRAIVMKKVTTEELNGCVISIKVKGLRGGHSGIDINKERGNANKILSRILINVEKNYSNINIVSISGGAKDNAIPREAKCEIRVDKEDIDNVILSIKSAEDVIRGELEGEENFFVEVFKEDIPLRPDMINSKDSKDLIELMYLMPNGIISNSVDIEGLVVTSNNFGVIEYDGETVILKNAVRSSIGSAMYNVAREIDVLSRAFRAVTKESSPYPGWKYEKDSKLRDISQEAYREIFDGEMGIYAIHAGVECGIIKEKLPDLDMVSFGPLVKDNHTPGEWVSISSTGKVWTLLKGILKKIK
- the lgt gene encoding prolipoprotein diacylglyceryl transferase, with amino-acid sequence MDKILFPNLGLEFTVNKIAFSIFGIDIAWYAILITLGIIIAMIISYRNAKKIGLDTEKFMDMFFYMIVFGVIGARIYYVLFNFSLYKDDLLSVFNIREGGIAIYGAILFGVLTVFIYTKIRKQKFLDCTDCIVPGLALAQGIGRWGNFVNQEAYGYETNSLFGMSIVENGRTITVHPTFLYESMLNIFVFIVLMIFFNKYRKNSGEVTCIYGILYGTGRFFIEGMRTDSLYLGMFRVSQIVSLAFVIIGVALFIYLRVKSTKKA
- a CDS encoding rhomboid family intramembrane serine protease, which gives rise to MKTSKIKGRRENFGIKDLMFIISMANLLVYVLSVFGNTNLSLALALIPEKVLQGEVWRIISYIFIPPTFNPFFFVLVIYFYVFIGRELERYWGTFKFNIYYFTGVAIISLVSMVFNVPVTSVSNLNMSLFLAYAILNSEHIVYLFMIIPVKMKYLAIVMSTIIVYDFINAGFWQLRIVVLAPIINLLIFFVPRFIKNTSSGVKARKRTQEFESKVLKFEKEDSFIHKCYICGKTDRSDENMEFRYCSKCNGHYEYCNDHIFDHEHK
- a CDS encoding 30S ribosomal protein S1, with amino-acid sequence MDRDNKIMEESLNFKKIRKGTILKGEVVSSYKDEVVVNINYFCDGIIKKDELLSENYEKGSIIDVYVVSLDDGFGNVVLSEKKANYIVVSNELKDILKSGSRVSVYVKDRVDSGLICDYKGIRGFIPGSRVSTHRIDLNDYIGKTLEAILIELDLNKNRVIFSSKEIEVERKEEEKRKFFKSLSVGDKFLGTVKSVKDFGAFIDISGFPAFIHKSEVSNKHKFDINDILKVSKKVSVSILRIDEENNKLYLTMKESNYNPYLEYKNDFVEGNVYDVDVIKILPYGLVVSLNDYLTGFIHISEISNEILDLNKLFKIGDSIKAKITSIDHDEKKIFLSYKDIDECTNYEKGYTDKDTSNNTLGDVFKDIFSKLM
- a CDS encoding aminopeptidase P family protein, which translates into the protein MENIYLLRRKKLSSNMRNGDMCIIFSGKQVRISRDEYYEFNTNKNFYYLTGLKDENLILFIRKINGDVKSTLFIENRPEDMIKWIGKTILKDEAISISSVDEVIYIDEFYSFLNNIILEEESPTVYFDFDRDDYRHAHIYSEECANKLKVKYPHVDIKNIYVHIKNLRIIKDDYEISKIKGAIDITRLGILNIMRNLKPNMYEYQIESYFDYMIKYSGANGYAFKSIVASGENAVILHYIENDNKIKDGDLVLFDLGAEKDFYRADISRTFPANGKFTDRQKEIYNIVLNAQLKVIDAICPGVSQSDLNEIAKENLYLGLKKIGKIANREELSNYYYHGIGHLLGLDTHDVGGRDFVYKEGMVVTVEPGLYIKDEGIGIRIEDDILVTKDGHEVLSSGIIKTVDEIEGFMRENCN